In Doryrhamphus excisus isolate RoL2022-K1 chromosome 21, RoL_Dexc_1.0, whole genome shotgun sequence, a single genomic region encodes these proteins:
- the LOC131108878 gene encoding cullin-1, translating to MSSNRTQNPHGLKQIGLDQIWDDLRAGIQQVYTRQSMAKSRYMELYTHVYNYCTSVHQSSQGRGSVPPSKPSKKSTTPGGAQFVGLELYKRLKEFLKNYLTSLLKDGEDLMDECVLKFYTQQWEDYRFSSKVLNGICAYLNRHWVRRECDEGRKGIYEIYSLALVTWRECLFRPLNKQVTNAVLKLIERERNGETINTRLISGVVQSYVELGLNEEDAFAKGPTLSVYKEYFECQFLTDTERFYTRESTEFLQQNPVTEYMKKAEARLLEEQRRVQVYLHESTQDELARKCEQVLIEKHLEIFHTEFQNLLDADKNEDLGRMYNLVSRITDGLGELKKLLETHIHNQGLAAIEKCGEAALNDPKVYVQTTLDVHKKYNALVMSAFNNDAGFVAALDKACGRFINNNAVTRMAQSSSKSPELLARYCDSLLKKSSKNPEEAELEDTLNQVMVVFKYIEDKDVFQKFYAKMLAKRLVHQNSASDDAEASMISKLKQACGFEYTSKLQRMFQDIGVSKDLNEQFKKHLTNSEPLDLDFSIQVLSSGSWPFQQSCTFALPSELERSYQRFTAFYASRHSGRKLTWLYHLSKGELVTNCFKNRYTLQASTFQMAILLQYNTEDSYTVQQLTDSTQIKTDILVQVLQILLKSKLLVLEDENANVDEVDFKPDTVIKLFLGYKNKKLRVNINVPMKTEQKQEQETTHKNIEEDRKLLIQAAIVRIMKMRKVLKHQQLLAEVLNQLSSRFKPRVPVIKKCIDILIEKEYLERVDGEKDTYSYLA from the exons ATGTCGTCCAACAGGACCCAGAACCCGCATGGACTGAAACAGATAGGCCTGGACCAAATATGGGACGACCTGCGGGCCGGCATCCAGCAGGTGTACACGCGGCAGAGCATGGCCAAGTCTCGCTACATGGAACTCTACAC ACATGTATATAACTACTGTACCAGTGTCCACCAGTCCAGCCAGGGAAGGGGCTCTGTGCCCCCCAGCAAGCCCTCCAAAAAGTCCACCACTCCAGGTGGAGCCCAATTTGTAGGCCTGGAGCTCTACAAGAGGCTCAAGGAGTTCCTGAAGAACTATCTGACCAGCCTGCTCAAG GATGGAGAGGACCTCATGGACGAGTGTGTGCTCAAGTTCTACACCCAGCAGTGGGAGGATTACCGTTTCTCCAGTAAGGTCCTCAATGGGATCTGTGCCTACCTCAACCGTCACTGGGTCCGACGGGAGTGtgacgagggtcgcaagggcaTCTACGAAATCTACTCG CTGGCCCTGGTCACCTGGAGGGAGTGTTTGTTCAGACCCCTCAACAAGCAG GTTACAAATGCTGTGCTCAAGCTGATCGAGAGGGAGAGGAACGGCGAGACCATCAATACCAGACTCATCAGCGGTGTGGTGCAGTCTTACG TGGAGTTGGGCCTGAACGAGGAGGACGCCTTCGCCAAAGGCCCCACGCTGTCCGTCTACAAGGAATACTTTGAATGCCAGTTCCTGACAGACACGGAACGTTTCTACACACGCGAGAGCACCGAGTTCCTCCAGCAGAACCCGGTCACCGAGTACATGAAGAAG GCGGAGGCCCGCCTGCTGGAGGAGCAGCGgcgtgtgcaggtgtacctccATGAGTCCACGCAGGACGAGTTGGCCAGGAAGTGCGAGCAGGTCCTCATCGAGAAGCACCTGGAGATCTTTCACACAGAGTTCCAGAACCTTCTGGATGCCGACAAGAACGAAG ACCTGGGCCGCATGTACAACCTGGTGTCACGCATCACTGACGGCCTGGGAGAACTCAAGAAGCTCCTAGAGACCCACATCCACAACCAGGGCCTCGCCGCCATTGAAAAGTGTGGCGAGGCGGCGCTCAAC GACCCCAAAGTGTACGTGCAGACCACGCTGGACGTCCACAAGAAGTACAACGCTCTGGTCATGTCCGCCTTCAACAACGACGCCGGCTTTGTGGCGGCGCTCGACAAG GCGTGTGGTCGTTTCATCAACAACAACGCCGTCACCAGGATGGCGCAGTCGTCCAGCAAGTCGCCCGAGCTGCTCGCCAGATACTGTGACTCGTTACTCAAGAAGAG CTCCAAAAACCCAGAGGAGGCGGAGCTAGAGGACACGCTCAACCAAGTT ATGGTTGTGTTCAAGTACATCGAGGACAAGGACGTCTTCCAGAAGTTCTACGCCAAGATGCTCGCCAAGCGTTTGGTCCACCAGAACAGCGCCAGCGACGACGCCGAGGCCAGCATGATCTCCAAACTCAAG CAAGCGTGCGGCTTCGAGTACACGTCCAAACTCCAGAGAATGTTCCAGGACATCGGCGTCAGCAAAGACCTCAACGAGCAGTTCAAGAAGCACCTGACCAACTCTGAACCTCTGGACT TGGACTTCAGTATTCAGGTTCTGAGTTCAGGATCGTGGCCTTTCCAGCAGTCCTGCACCTTCGCTTTGCCCTCTGAG CTGGAGAGAAGCTACCAGCGCTTCACGGCGTTCTACGCCAGCAGACACAGCGGCAGGAAGTTGACGTGGCTCTACCACCTGTCCAAAGGCGAGCTGGTCACCAACTGCTTCAAGAACAG GTACACGCTGCAGGCGTCCACCTTCCAGATGGCCATCTTGCTGCAGTACAACACCGAGGACAGCTACACCGTCCAGCAGCTCACCGACAGCACGCAGATCAAAACC GACATCCTGGTCCAAGTACTGCAGATCTTGCTGAAGTCCAAACTGCTG GTCCTGGAGGATGAGAACGCCAATGTCGACGAGGTGGACTTCAAACCGGACACCGTCATCAAACTCTTCCTGGGATACAAGAA TAAAAAGTTGCGTGTGAACATCAACGTGCCCATGAAGACGGAGCAGAAGCAAGAGCAGGAGACCACTCACAAGAACATCGAGGAGGACCGCAAGCTCCTCATTCAG GCGGCCATCGTGAGGATCATGAAGATGAGGAAGGTCCTGAAGCACCAGCAGCTCCTCGCCGAGGTCCTCAACCAGCTGTCATCTCGGTTCAAACCCAGAGTCCCCGTCATCAAG AAATGCATTGACATCTTGATAGAGAAGGAGTACCTGGAGAGAGTGGACGGCGAGAAGGACACGTACAGCTACTTGGCCTGA